Proteins encoded within one genomic window of Arachis ipaensis cultivar K30076 chromosome B08, Araip1.1, whole genome shotgun sequence:
- the LOC107612888 gene encoding uncharacterized protein LOC107612888, protein MSLVDYASSSDDDVEEPTEQERKEDQKPHLSQNDAPAAPPPQRNPNKSGSTSDQQPEKLSHSSSPLVEKLPDASLLLNSPAASTNLMNASNHSSRVAAALAENASRKRDSNGMASSAVRSKVPRGNMVHTRNVPDTSSGMLVPPQISGRKNVVTEDLSKLFVKKHS, encoded by the exons ATGTCGCTGGTCGATTACGCTTCTTCTTCAGACGACGACGTTGAGGAACCCACCGAACAAGAACGTAAAGAAGATCAGAAACCCCATCTTTCTCAAAACGATGCACCGGCGGCGCCACCTCCTCAACGCAACCC GAATAAATCTGGATCTACATCTGATCAGCAGCCAGAAAAATTATCACATTCATCTTCACCTTTGGTGGAGAAACTGCCAGATGCTTCACTTCTCCTGAATTCACCTGCAGCCTCAACTAATCTGATGAATGCTAGCAACCACTCCTCTCGAGTTGCTGCTGCTCTAGCTGAAAATGCTTCACGTAAGCGAGACTCTAATGGAATGGCCTCCTCTGCTGTTCGCAGCAAAGTTCCCCGAGGAAACATGGTTCATACTAGGAATGTTCCAGATACTTCAAGTGGTATGCTGGTTCCACCTCAGATTAGTGGaag GAAAAATGTCGTCACAGAAGACTTGAGCAAGCTATTTGTCAAAAAACACAGTTGA
- the LOC107612887 gene encoding FKBP12-interacting protein of 37 kDa isoform X2: protein MFLDWYSVLVMASPAHFDDDFDFGGGFPARHSGNKRPLPDYDDEDYDNDPFAPKKTKSKTDEVASGVTTGMIVSLRESLQNCKDTLATCQNELEAAKSEIQSWHSSIQNEPCVPAGGTPEPKMLLDYLQALKSSEESLREQLEKAKKKEAAFIVTLAKREQEIAELKSAVRDLKAQLKPPSMQARRLLLDPAIHEEFTRLKNLVEEKEKKVKELQDNINAVSFTTQSKMGKMLMAKCRTLQEENEEVGNHASEGKIHELAMKVALQKSQNAQIRSQFEGLQKHMQGLTNDVERSNQTVVILQEKLQDKDQEIQKLKQKLQQKNLMMEDGRSDAAEKFIESDKPEVPKEAAN, encoded by the exons ATGTTTTTAGATTGGTACTCCGTACTCG TTATGGCTTCTCCTGCGCATTTTGACGAT GATTTTGATTTCGGAGGCGGATTCCCTGCAAGGCATTCAg GTAATAAGAGGCCTTTGCCGGATTACGACGATGAAGATTATGATAATGATCCTTTTGCGCCTAAGAAG ACCAAATCAAAAACCGATGAGGTTGCTTCTGGTGTAACAACAGGAATGATCGTGTCACTTCGTGAGAG CCTTCAGAACTGTAAGGATACACTTGCAACGTGCCAA AATGAACTTGAGGCTGCTAAATCTGAGATTCAAAGTTGGCATTCTTCAATTCAAAATGAGCCTTGTGTACCTGCTGGTGGCACTCCTG AGCCCAAAATGTTGCTTGATTATCTTCAGGCCCTGAAATCCTCAGAAGAGTCTTTAAGAGAGCAG CTTGAAAAGGCAAAGAAAAAGGAAGCTGCGTTCATTGTAACATTGGCAAAACGAGAACAAGAGATCGCAGAGTTGAAG TCTGCTGTGCGGGATCTAAAAGCACAACTCAAGCCACCTTCAATGCAG GCAAGAAGGTTGTTACTAGATCCAGCTATTCATGAAGAGTTCACGCGTTTAAAG AATTTAGTAGAGGAAAAGGAGAAAAAAGTGAAGGAGTTGCAAGATAACATAAATGCAGTAAGCTTTACTACTCAAAGCAAGATGGGGAAGATGCTGATGGCTAAATGTAGAACTCTGCAGGAAGAAAATGAGGAGGTTGGGAATCATGCTTCTGAGGGAAAG ATTCATGAATTAGCCATGAAAGTTGCATTGCAGAAGTCCCAGAATGCACAAATCAGAAGCCAGTTTGAAG GGTTGCAGAAACATATGCAAGGACTGACAAATGATGTGGAAAGATCCAATCAAACG GTTGTAATATTGCAGGAAAAATTACAAGATAAGGATCAGGAGATTCAAAAACTGAAACAAAAGCTCCAACAAAAGAATTTGATGATGGAAGATGGGAGATCGGATGCAGCAGAAAAATTTATTGAGAGTGATAAACCGGAAGTACCTAAGGAAGCTGCCAACTAG
- the LOC107612887 gene encoding FKBP12-interacting protein of 37 kDa isoform X1 produces MASPAHFDDDFDFGGGFPARHSGNKRPLPDYDDEDYDNDPFAPKKTKSKTDEVASGVTTGMIVSLRESLQNCKDTLATCQNELEAAKSEIQSWHSSIQNEPCVPAGGTPEPKMLLDYLQALKSSEESLREQLEKAKKKEAAFIVTLAKREQEIAELKSAVRDLKAQLKPPSMQARRLLLDPAIHEEFTRLKNLVEEKEKKVKELQDNINAVSFTTQSKMGKMLMAKCRTLQEENEEVGNHASEGKIHELAMKVALQKSQNAQIRSQFEGLQKHMQGLTNDVERSNQTVVILQEKLQDKDQEIQKLKQKLQQKNLMMEDGRSDAAEKFIESDKPEVPKEAAN; encoded by the exons ATGGCTTCTCCTGCGCATTTTGACGAT GATTTTGATTTCGGAGGCGGATTCCCTGCAAGGCATTCAg GTAATAAGAGGCCTTTGCCGGATTACGACGATGAAGATTATGATAATGATCCTTTTGCGCCTAAGAAG ACCAAATCAAAAACCGATGAGGTTGCTTCTGGTGTAACAACAGGAATGATCGTGTCACTTCGTGAGAG CCTTCAGAACTGTAAGGATACACTTGCAACGTGCCAA AATGAACTTGAGGCTGCTAAATCTGAGATTCAAAGTTGGCATTCTTCAATTCAAAATGAGCCTTGTGTACCTGCTGGTGGCACTCCTG AGCCCAAAATGTTGCTTGATTATCTTCAGGCCCTGAAATCCTCAGAAGAGTCTTTAAGAGAGCAG CTTGAAAAGGCAAAGAAAAAGGAAGCTGCGTTCATTGTAACATTGGCAAAACGAGAACAAGAGATCGCAGAGTTGAAG TCTGCTGTGCGGGATCTAAAAGCACAACTCAAGCCACCTTCAATGCAG GCAAGAAGGTTGTTACTAGATCCAGCTATTCATGAAGAGTTCACGCGTTTAAAG AATTTAGTAGAGGAAAAGGAGAAAAAAGTGAAGGAGTTGCAAGATAACATAAATGCAGTAAGCTTTACTACTCAAAGCAAGATGGGGAAGATGCTGATGGCTAAATGTAGAACTCTGCAGGAAGAAAATGAGGAGGTTGGGAATCATGCTTCTGAGGGAAAG ATTCATGAATTAGCCATGAAAGTTGCATTGCAGAAGTCCCAGAATGCACAAATCAGAAGCCAGTTTGAAG GGTTGCAGAAACATATGCAAGGACTGACAAATGATGTGGAAAGATCCAATCAAACG GTTGTAATATTGCAGGAAAAATTACAAGATAAGGATCAGGAGATTCAAAAACTGAAACAAAAGCTCCAACAAAAGAATTTGATGATGGAAGATGGGAGATCGGATGCAGCAGAAAAATTTATTGAGAGTGATAAACCGGAAGTACCTAAGGAAGCTGCCAACTAG
- the LOC110266023 gene encoding uncharacterized protein LOC110266023, with translation MGHYASDCPNRRLMVIRGDDIVSDSDRGDDSDHNSMPSLEDCSDGDVEYAVHGESLVVRRALNLQVKEESLEQRHNLFHTRCLVGGKVCSLIIDGGSWTNVTSTLMVEKLGLSCVRYPKPYTLQWLNDSGEIKVDKQVTIAFSVGKYVDEALCDVVPMQACHLLLWRPWQFDRRAFHDGYTN, from the coding sequence ATGGGTCATTATGCTAGTGATTGCCCAAATAGGAGATTGATGGTTATTAGAGGAGATGATATTGTGTCTGATTCTGATCGTGGTGATGACTCTGATCATAATAGCATGCCATCTTTGGAGGATTGTTCTGATGGTGATGTTGAGTATGCAGTCCATGGTGAATCTCTTGTTGTTAGACGTGCTTTGAACTTGCAGGTGAAAGAAGAAAGTCTAGAGCAACGTCACAATCTTTTTCACACTAGATGCTTGGTGGGTGGAAAAGTGTGTAGTCTAATTATTGATGGCGGGAGTTGGACTAATGTGACTAGTACACTTATGGTGGAGAAATTGGGTTTGTCATGTGTTCGATATCCTAAACCATATACGTTGCAGTGGTTGAATGACAGTGGAGAGATCAAGGTTGACAAACAGGTGACAATTGCCTTCTCTGTTGGCAAGTATGTTGATGAGGCATTGTGTGATGTGGTGCCAATGCAAGCTTGTCATTTATTATTGTGGCGACCTTGGCAGTTCGACCGTCGAGCATTTCATGATGGTTATACAAATTGA